One Nocardia huaxiensis genomic window, AGTTCGATCACGCCGAGCTCCAGTTCCGGCGGTTCGGCCGGCAGCAGGCTCGAGCGCAGCACCTCCATGGGCACGTCGAACAGCTCACCGCTGATGGGCGCGCCGCCGTCGGAGACGGGATGCAGGCCCGGGAATCGGTCGCCGACCGAATAGAACCGATACTGCGGCGCGGTTTTCACCTCGCCCGCGAACGGTGCTCCCGCGAGTAGATGGTTGAGCGGGCCGCCGCGCATGGCGCCACCGTTCAGAAAGATGAGAGGCATTCGTGTTTCCTTCCTCCCCTGTCGGCCGAAATTATGTCGGCGGTCACACCGCCGGGGATAGCGATGATCAGCACCAAAGGTCGGTGGGGATCGGGTGGGGATTTCGTAGGTTCATCCAGCCGGGTCAGTCGCGGATGTCGTCATCGAGACGCTCACCGAAACCGTCGCCCGCGTCCTCGGCGGCCGCGAACACCGAGGCGCCCGTGCGATTGCCGAGGGTGATCTCGTTGAACAGCAGGTTCAGCACGATCGCCACGAGGGCGGTGGCGCTGATGCCGGAATGCATGACAACCCGGATCCATTCGGGGAAGGCATCCCAGAATTGCGGTGCGGCAATCGGAACGACCCCGAAAGCCAGCGCTACGCCGACGATGACCATATTCAGGTTGTCGTGGTAGTTGACCCGGGCCAGCGTCCGAATGCCGCTTGCCGCAACGGATCCGAACAGCACCACGGCCGCGCCGCCGAGCACCGGGTACGGGATGGCGGCCACCACCGCGCCTATGACGGGCACGAGGCCCAGCAGCAGGAGCACCAGGCCGCCGGTGGCGACCACGAAGCGGCTCTTGATACCCGTGAGGGCGACCAGGCCGACGTTCTGCGCGAAGGCACTGCACGGAAAGGTTCCGAACAGCGGAGCCACCGTCGTCGCCGCCATATCCGCCCGCAGGCCGCCGGCCACGCGTGTGGAATCGACTTCGCTGCCGACGATTTCGCCGATGGCGAGGATGTCGGCGGTGGTCTCGGTCATGATCACGAGGATCACGATCGTCATGGCGACAATGGCCCCGATCTCGAAAGTCGGTGCGCCCACGGGCAGGATCGGCGGCAGCGCCACCAATTTCGCGTCACCCACCGCCGAGAAGTCGGTGCGACCGGCGAGTGCGGCCACGACGGTCCCTGCCACCAGGCCGATGAGGATCGACAATCGTGAGACCGCGCCTTGGAACACCCGGCTGATCACCAGGATCACCAGCAGCGTCAGGCCCGCGAAGCCGATATTGGCCATCGACCCGTAGTCGGGGTGTTTCGGATCGTTGCCCATGGCCCAGCGCAGCGCCACCGGCAGCAGCGACAAGCCGATCACCGTGATGATCGTGCCGGTGACCACCGCTGGGAACAGTCGCACCAGGTGCGCGAAGAACGACGAGAGGATCAGGCCGATCACACCGGCGACGATGATCGCGCCGTATACGGCCTGCAGGCCGCCGTTCTGCGAGATGGTCACCATGGTGGAGACGCTCGCGAACGAAACACCCTGCACGATGGGCAATCTGGAGCCGAAGCCGCCGATGCCCAGGGTCTGCAGCAGCGTCGCCAGCCCGGAGACGAACAGTCCCGCGGTGACCAGCAGCGCCATGTCACCGGCGCTCAATCCCGCTGCGCCGCCGACGATCAACGGTGGCGCGATGACACCGCCGTACATGGTCAGAATGTGCTGGGCCCCGTAGGCCACCAGCTGCGGTACCGGGTACCGCTCATCCTCCGGACCGGGTCGATGCCGGTAGGTGAAGAGCTTCATGGAACCGCCTCACGCTCAACAGAATCCCGGAACCGAGTACCAGGCCGAGCCGGGGTCGGAGGCGTCGTCGCGATGCAGGCTGGCCTCGATCAGGCCGTAGGGCCGGTCGGCGGCGATGAACACCTCGCCCTCGTTCTCCACGTGGAAGGGGCTCAGGTCCACCAGGAAGTGATGCTTGTTGGGCGCGGAGAAGCGGATCTCGGCGACTTCCGTGAACTGTTCCAGCACAGCGCGTCCCATGCTGTAGAGCGTCTGCTGCAGGGCCAGCGAGTGCACCGACGCGAACTGCCGCAGCAGCGTCGAGCGGATAGCGGTGAAGGACTTGTCCCACTCCACATCCGTGTGGTCGTAGCGCCAGCGCGCGACCAGCGAGGTGGCGAGAATGCGGTCCTTGGTCGGGGTGAGGGTCGTGTACTTGTCCTCGAAGAAGCCGTGGAACTCCGACCCGGTCGACTTGAACAGCACCAGATCCTTGAGTCCGGAGATGACGTGCGCCTCCCGGTTCGGACCGTAGCCGTCCATGTTCACGACCGTGGTGCGCACCTCGGAGCTGCCGCGCAGGAACGAATGATCGTGTCCCGCACCATCGACCGGTATCCGGTCCCAGCTGTACTCCTCGATCTCCACCCGGGCCCCGTCCGCGCCGGGCGTGCGCCCGATGAAGTGATCGGCGAGGGTGAGCGCGAAATCCTCGATGGCGTCCACGCCTTTCTCCTTGGCGAAGGCGAAGGCGGTGTTCTTCTGCGTATCGGTGGGCAGCACCTCGCTCTGATCACCGGTGATGTGGGCGTCGTCGAAGCGTCCGCGCAGGGCGCTGGAGACATTGAGATCGCGTATGCGGTGCCGGTCGGTGTCCCGGTACACCCGCACAATGCGGTTCTCGGCCTTTCCGTACTGATTCGGTCCCAGTTGGATGGCCATGGCGATCAACTCCCTCGATAGGCGGAACAGGCGAAAGGGCTCAGCAGCAGCGGGACGTGGTGGTGCCCGCCGTCGGTCGGCGTGAAGGTGAGGTCCACGGCCGAGAGGTAGTGGCGCTGCCCGGTGGCGGCGAAGTAGGACTCGACGTCGAAGGTGAGGCGGTAGCGGCCGGGCTCGAGCCGCTCCGGGCCGAGGTCGCGGACCCGGCCGTCGGCGTCGGTGACGGATTCGGCGAGGACGCGAGAGGTGTTGCCGCCCAGGTGTTCCAGCCGCACCGGTACGCCCGCGGCGGGCCGGCCGAGCACCGTGTCGAGCACGTGGGTGGTGATCGCGCTCATTCCACGATCACCTTCCGCAGCCGCAGCATGGCGATCTTGCGCAGTTCGACGGCCACCACCGCGGCTTCGGTCGCTTCGTCATTGGCCAGGCGCAGCAGCAGCGCGGCGAGGATCTCCGAGGTCGACAGGCCGGTCGCGCAGATGAGGAAGACGCGACCGAATCTGTTCTCGTACAACCGATTCGCCGAATGCAGGGCGGCGATGGTCTCCACGCCGGAGTCGACGCCGGACTGTTCCTCGCGGGACCAGGCCGCGCCGCGGCTGCCGCCCGGGGGCTGTTCGCCGATGCGCGGATGCGCGGCGAGCGCGCGGTCGACACCGGCGGGAGTGAGTGCTCGCACCGCCTCGTCGGCGGCGGCGAGCAGGCTCGGCAGATCCGGGTAGGGCCGCGAGTCCAGTAGCGCGTCAGCCCATTCCGGGGCGTCACAGCAGTCCAGGAGGGCGGGGCGGAGCCAGCCGGTGTCCATCCGATTGAACTCTTCGACAGTGACCATAGCCTGCACTTTCTCGCATTGCGGAAGCCATATTCCGAATGACGAAATCGTGTCACAGGTCACGAACCGGCGTCAACAGTTTGTTGAAATTCCGTGGACGCAGTGTGCGCCGCGCAGGCGGTCCCTTACCCGGGAAACAACGAATCCCGCTGCTCAGCAACGGGATTCGAGGTCTCGCAGCGCGGCGATCGCACCGGGCGCAGATTTCACACCGTCAGGAGCGAGTTGGCCGCACGCGTTCAGGAGCGAGTTCTATTGAGGTAGTTGTAGACCGTGAACCGCGTGACCCCCAGCGCCTCGGCCACCGTCTCGGCGGACTTGCGATAACTGAACGCCCCCCGCTCCTCCAGCAGCCGGACCGCACGCTGCTTCTCCGCACGCGGCAAATCAGCCAGCGCACAACCGAATTCGGCCGCGACATCGGCCAGCAGCCGGCCGATGCCGCTCTCGGATTCGGCGTCGGTCCCCGGCAACCGCACCGCGGCCAGCGTCGCCCCCTCCCACACCAGCGGGACATCTTCGGGCAAACACTCTTCCGCGGCGACGAGCCGCCCTCCGATGCGTTCCAGCAGCGGTGTCACCGTCACCAGCACCGGATGCGTGACATCCAGGGGCGTGCGCTCACTCATCGACACGCTCGACCTGCAACGTCACGCGCGTCGCCCCATGCGCCAGTGCGATCGCCAGCACCTGCTGCAGCGCCGGCAGCACCTCGGCCTCCGGCCCCGACACCTCGGTGCCCAGCGGCCCGAATTCACATGTGAGACCGGACTTCTCGAGCAAGGCCAGCGTCTCGGTGGCATGCGGCGGTGGATCGCCCTCGCCGTGGAAGGGTTCGGTGGTGAATTCCGCACGCAGCAGCATGGCCAACAGGCTACCTCCGACAGCACCGGCGACAGCCCGGTAAACTTCCGCAATCCGGAAACTTCGACAAGGCGGGTCAGTGACTGCAGCGAATCCACCCCGGGAACGATCGGGCAGCGTCCAGTCCCTCGAGCGCGCCTTCACCCTGCTCGAAACCATGGCGGACCACGGCGGCACCATGGGCGTCTCGCAACTGGCCACCGAATCCGGCCTCCCCCTCCCCACCATCCACCGCCTGGTCCGCACCCTCGTAGACCTGGGCTACCTCCACCAAACCCCCTCCCGCCAATACATGCTCGGCCCCAAACTGATCAAGCTCGGCGAGAGCTCCGCCCGCATGCTCAGCACGCAGGCTCTCCCCCATCTCACCCGCCTCGTCGACGAACTGGGCGAATCCGCCAATATGGCCATGCTCGACGGCGACCGCATCGTCTACGTGGCCCAGGTCCCCTCCCGCCACTCCATGCGCATGTTCACCGAGGTAGGCCGCCGCGTCCTCCCGCACTGCACCGCGGTAGGCAAAGCCATCCTCGCCGGCATGCCCCCCGACAAGGTCCGAGACCTGTTGCAGCGCACCGGAATGCCCGCCTACACCCCCCACACCCTCACCGACCCGAAGCAATTCGCCCACCAACTGGCCCACACCGCCGAAACCGGCTACGCCACCGACGAAGGCGAACAGGAACTCGGCGTACGCTGCATAGCCGTAGCCCTCCCCGAAGCCCCCGCCCGCCTGGCCATTTCGATATCCGGACCAGTAGGCCGCATGACCGAAGACCTCCTGACCCGAGCCGTCCCCCTCCTCACCCAGGTCAGCCGAGCCCTGTCTAACGACCTACGCTGACAGTGTGACGTCGGGTGATCGGCGGTCGCGTTCGCCGGTAGGGGAACTCTAGGACGGATAGGGCCTGGTGAATCGAGCGCCGTTGAACGTGTGAGTGCAGCACGCGCATCTGGGGTCCAGAGTCGACGCGTCGATGTCCGGATTCACGACTTGCAGCGTTCCCTCGGAGTCGACGTACAACCCGCTGTAATAGGTCGACTCACCGACCCGCACATAATCCCGGCGGTCGGATTCCCGCACCGCCACCAGCCAGAAGATCGGATCGGTGCGATCGAGCCGGGCCCTGGCCTCCGTCACTGTCGCGTCCCAGTCCGAGCCGATCCTCGACAGCAGAAATCGGAAAAGCGGAGTGTAATCACGCCCTCGGCCGGCCGTCCGCCCCATCCCCTCTTGCGCCACATCCGATGTGGCGACCCGCTTGCTGTTGCGCCGATGCCGGTACTCCCCACCGCGCGGACGCGAGCCCCGCGCGGTGGTGTTTTCCCTGCGGTACAGCGGCGGCTTGTCCATACGCCGAGCCTATTCCGCCGACCTACGCTGCAATCCCGCCGCCACCAGCGCGGCGACGCCCACTGGCAGGTAATAGCTCAGCACCCCGAACATCGAGCCCGTCATGGGAAGCGCCAGCACCGACAACAGCAGAATCGCCCCGGCGACCACCCACGAACACCGGCTCAACCCCGGCAGTGCGGGCAGCAGGCACAGCCCCACCGGCACTGCCAGCAAGACGCCCAGGCCAGCCCCGTAATAGGCCAGGACCGACCCGTTGCACGCGGCGTCCACATGCACGATCTCGCACGAGGAGACCTGATACATCGGCTCGGCGGCAACGAAAGCCGCGCCCCACACCGCAGTCCCCACCGCCAGCACCAACCACACCATCCGCGGCCACGCCATCAACCCGACACCCCCAGCTACCCGGAACATCCCCTGCTGCCGCCAAACATAGCACTGGCGTAATGGATTGGTAGCGGCCATGTTTCGCCCCGTCGCGGTGGATGGGTGGGGACTTGTCGCTCGGCTCGGCGGCGAGTGGCCCCGGGTATTATGGGATGACACGATCTCGGAGGGGACATCATGTCGACGAACGATCACGACGAGCAGGTCGACGATCCGCGGGCACGCTGGCGTCGGTTGCCCGCCGAACCCACCCGTTACGTCGAAGAAACCAGTATCGATGGAAGTTCGTCGGGCCACGCGGTTCCCGCTGTCGACCCGGCCCAGGACTTCACTCGCCTCTACGGCGGCTGAGGCCGTGCCGGTCGATCCGTGTTTCGAAAACCCTCCCTCGACGGCGCATGCGACGGTGATCGAGACA contains:
- a CDS encoding IclR family transcriptional regulator produces the protein MTAANPPRERSGSVQSLERAFTLLETMADHGGTMGVSQLATESGLPLPTIHRLVRTLVDLGYLHQTPSRQYMLGPKLIKLGESSARMLSTQALPHLTRLVDELGESANMAMLDGDRIVYVAQVPSRHSMRMFTEVGRRVLPHCTAVGKAILAGMPPDKVRDLLQRTGMPAYTPHTLTDPKQFAHQLAHTAETGYATDEGEQELGVRCIAVALPEAPARLAISISGPVGRMTEDLLTRAVPLLTQVSRALSNDLR
- the uraH gene encoding hydroxyisourate hydrolase, giving the protein MSAITTHVLDTVLGRPAAGVPVRLEHLGGNTSRVLAESVTDADGRVRDLGPERLEPGRYRLTFDVESYFAATGQRHYLSAVDLTFTPTDGGHHHVPLLLSPFACSAYRGS
- a CDS encoding nucleobase:cation symporter-2 family protein, whose amino-acid sequence is MKLFTYRHRPGPEDERYPVPQLVAYGAQHILTMYGGVIAPPLIVGGAAGLSAGDMALLVTAGLFVSGLATLLQTLGIGGFGSRLPIVQGVSFASVSTMVTISQNGGLQAVYGAIIVAGVIGLILSSFFAHLVRLFPAVVTGTIITVIGLSLLPVALRWAMGNDPKHPDYGSMANIGFAGLTLLVILVISRVFQGAVSRLSILIGLVAGTVVAALAGRTDFSAVGDAKLVALPPILPVGAPTFEIGAIVAMTIVILVIMTETTADILAIGEIVGSEVDSTRVAGGLRADMAATTVAPLFGTFPCSAFAQNVGLVALTGIKSRFVVATGGLVLLLLGLVPVIGAVVAAIPYPVLGGAAVVLFGSVAASGIRTLARVNYHDNLNMVIVGVALAFGVVPIAAPQFWDAFPEWIRVVMHSGISATALVAIVLNLLFNEITLGNRTGASVFAAAEDAGDGFGERLDDDIRD
- a CDS encoding thiamine-binding protein encodes the protein MLLRAEFTTEPFHGEGDPPPHATETLALLEKSGLTCEFGPLGTEVSGPEAEVLPALQQVLAIALAHGATRVTLQVERVDE
- the pucL gene encoding factor-independent urate hydroxylase — encoded protein: MAIQLGPNQYGKAENRIVRVYRDTDRHRIRDLNVSSALRGRFDDAHITGDQSEVLPTDTQKNTAFAFAKEKGVDAIEDFALTLADHFIGRTPGADGARVEIEEYSWDRIPVDGAGHDHSFLRGSSEVRTTVVNMDGYGPNREAHVISGLKDLVLFKSTGSEFHGFFEDKYTTLTPTKDRILATSLVARWRYDHTDVEWDKSFTAIRSTLLRQFASVHSLALQQTLYSMGRAVLEQFTEVAEIRFSAPNKHHFLVDLSPFHVENEGEVFIAADRPYGLIEASLHRDDASDPGSAWYSVPGFC
- the uraD gene encoding 2-oxo-4-hydroxy-4-carboxy-5-ureidoimidazoline decarboxylase, which encodes MVTVEEFNRMDTGWLRPALLDCCDAPEWADALLDSRPYPDLPSLLAAADEAVRALTPAGVDRALAAHPRIGEQPPGGSRGAAWSREEQSGVDSGVETIAALHSANRLYENRFGRVFLICATGLSTSEILAALLLRLANDEATEAAVVAVELRKIAMLRLRKVIVE
- a CDS encoding gamma-glutamylcyclotransferase is translated as MPLIFLNGGAMRGGPLNHLLAGAPFAGEVKTAPQYRFYSVGDRFPGLHPVSDGGAPISGELFDVPMEVLRSSLLPAEPPELELGVIELDDHRSVLSMVLRRPPVSYPQLIDITEFGSWTTYREGTR
- a CDS encoding helix-turn-helix domain-containing protein, translated to MSERTPLDVTHPVLVTVTPLLERIGGRLVAAEECLPEDVPLVWEGATLAAVRLPGTDAESESGIGRLLADVAAEFGCALADLPRAEKQRAVRLLEERGAFSYRKSAETVAEALGVTRFTVYNYLNRTRS